From Aerosticca soli, a single genomic window includes:
- a CDS encoding LacI family DNA-binding transcriptional regulator — MRERSRITSFDIAHRAGVSQSTVSRALRGSSQVNEETRQRVLRAVAELNYKVDKNASNLRRKHAGTLALLLSEDPTADESHINPFFLSMLGAITRACAQHDYDLLVSFQQFSPDWHADYAEAHKADGIILLGYGDYLSYCDKLRRLAERGTRAVRWGAVLPGQGDVSIGCDNHAGGRLVTEHLLAQGCRRIAFLGDASSHYPEFFARYLGYAETLEQAGITVDPALQVDAVSTESAGQAALATLLARGVAFDAVFAASDLIAIGALHALGAHGLRVPADVALAGFDDIALAGFVNPPLTSVLQDTQQAGRILVESLLRLIRGEPVASTLLPVTLKVRRSSLRREAG; from the coding sequence ATGCGCGAGCGCAGCCGCATCACCTCGTTCGATATCGCCCACCGCGCCGGGGTATCGCAATCCACGGTGTCGCGCGCATTGCGCGGCAGTTCACAGGTCAACGAGGAAACCCGTCAGCGCGTGCTGCGCGCGGTGGCGGAACTCAACTACAAGGTCGACAAGAACGCTTCCAACCTGCGCCGCAAGCACGCCGGCACGCTGGCCCTGCTGCTGTCGGAGGATCCGACCGCCGACGAATCGCACATCAATCCGTTCTTCCTGTCGATGCTGGGCGCGATCACGCGGGCCTGCGCCCAGCACGACTACGACCTGCTGGTTTCCTTCCAGCAGTTCTCGCCCGACTGGCATGCCGACTATGCCGAGGCGCACAAGGCCGACGGCATCATCCTGCTCGGTTATGGCGACTATCTTTCTTATTGCGACAAGTTGCGGCGGCTGGCCGAACGCGGCACGCGCGCGGTGCGCTGGGGCGCGGTGTTGCCGGGGCAGGGCGACGTTTCCATCGGTTGCGACAACCATGCCGGCGGCCGCCTGGTCACCGAGCATCTGCTGGCCCAGGGGTGTCGGCGCATCGCCTTCCTGGGCGACGCCTCCAGCCATTACCCGGAATTCTTCGCCCGGTACTTAGGTTATGCCGAAACCCTGGAGCAGGCCGGCATCACGGTGGATCCGGCGCTGCAGGTCGATGCGGTGAGCACCGAAAGCGCGGGCCAGGCGGCACTCGCCACGCTGCTGGCGCGCGGCGTGGCCTTCGATGCGGTATTCGCTGCCAGCGACCTGATCGCGATCGGCGCCCTGCACGCGCTGGGGGCGCATGGCCTGCGCGTGCCCGCCGACGTCGCCCTGGCCGGCTTCGACGACATCGCCCTGGCCGGCTTCGTCAATCCGCCGCTGACCAGCGTGCTGCAGGATACCCAGCAGGCCGGACGCATCCTGGTCGAGAGCCTGTTGCGGCTGATCCGCGGCGAGCCGGTGGCGAGCACGCTGCTGCCGGTCACGCTCAAGGTGCGCCGTTCCAGCCTGCGCCGCGAAGCCGGCTGA